One segment of Brassica napus cultivar Da-Ae chromosome C3, Da-Ae, whole genome shotgun sequence DNA contains the following:
- the LOC106386929 gene encoding FBD-associated F-box protein At5g22730 — protein sequence MEDLFSEEELFCDHIWPEDYFFTKRYSRRREDTISKLPDSLLSQILSHLPTTKEAVRTSVLSKRWKSLYLLIPSLVLNANEFPNHNSFVSFIDKFLAFSKEQNSILHKLKLSVKKNVNDPPCVTRWLDSVSSSKLNNLDVECLVNRKFLEAIPQNLYVCDTLVYLRLHRVSLCEFVDSVSLPCLKTLVLEHNVYANDVTLESFISSSPVLEDLSIVRMVPDNIKFLRVCSKTLTSLHIDYLFGEDDDFDDEGFTREGTGVFIDAPRLNYLKFEDDLSDSKVITNSRSLAKVNIVFVFSENDTADVIDLPKRDMIRNFFTSISGVTDMKLSSHIVEFLHYNNEFDPMVLPQFCNLSRLKLKVSKSCLKMLPTLLERCPNLNSLGLVLDFYKSNGKARKIRASSVPRCLQSSLENVEIKRFNGEAARMEVARYFVENSLVLKKLVLDIGCSTMEKGFYITEQGFSMFRDLLALPRPSSACQIILK from the exons ATGGAAGATTTATTTTCGGAAGAGGAACTATTCTGCGACCACATATGGCCTGAAGATTACTTTTTCACAAAACGTTACTCAAGACGTAGAGAAGATACGATTAGCAAGTTACCCGATTCTCTGCTTTCTCAGATACTCTCCCATCTCCCGACAACGAAGGAAGCTGTCCGAACCAGCGTTCTCTCCAAACGGTGGAAAAGTCTCTACCTTTTGATCCCCTCCTTGGTTCTGAACGCTAACGAGTTCCCGAATCACAACTCCTTCGTTAGTTTTATCGATAAGTTTCTAGCTTTCTCTAAAGAACAAAACTCGATCTTGCACAAGCTCAAGCTAAGTGTTAAGAAGAACGTGAACGATCCTCCGTGCGTCACGCGGTGGTTAGACTCTGTGTCTTCGTCCAAACTTAATAACCTCGATGTCGAGTGTCTTGTGAACCGTAAGTTTCTAGAAGCGATTCCGCAGAATCTTTACGTATGCGACACACTAGTATACCTAAGACTCCACCGAGTCTCTTTATGTGAGTTTGTTGACTCTGTGTCTTTACCTTGTCTCAAGACCTTGGTGTTAGAACACAATGTATACGCCAATGATGTGACACTAGAGTCGTTTATCTCGTCTTCCCCTGTTCTTGAGGATCTGAGCATTGTTAGAATGGTACCGGACAACATAAAGTTTTTACGAGTGTGCTCGAAGACGTTGACTAGTCTTCACATAGACTATTTGTTTGGTGAAGACGATGACTTTGACGATGAGGGGTTCACGAGAGAAGGCACAGGGGTTTTCATTGATGCTCCTAGACTAAACTACTTGAAATTTGAAGATGATCTCTCTGATAGTAAAGTCATCACCAATTCAAGGTCCTTAGCCAAGGTCAACATTGTTTTCGTCTTCAGTGAGAATGATACTGCTGATGTAATCGACTTACCAAAGCGAGATATGATCCGTAACTTCTTTACTAGCATCTCAGGTGTTACTGATATGAAGCTCTCTTCTCACATTGTGGAG TTTCTACATTACAACAATGAGTTCGACCCAATGGTACTCCCCCAGTTTTGCAACCTTTCTCGTTTAAAACTGAAGGTTTCTAAGTCATGTCTGAAAATGCTGCCAACCCTTCTTGAGAGATGTCCGAATCTAAACTCACTCGGCTTGGTGCTG GATTTTTATAAATCGAATGGGAAAGCACGGAAGATAAGAGCTTCATCGGTACCTCGGTGTTTGCAGTCGTCACTAGAGAATGTGGAGATAAAACGTTTCAATGGAGAGGCTGCTAGAATGGAAGTAGCAAGGTACTTTGTGGAGAACTCACTGGTGCTTAAAAAGCTTGTTCTGGATATTGGATGCTCCACCATGGAAAAAGGGTTTTACATCACAGAACAGGGGTTTTCCATGTTCAGGGATCTCCTTGCGTTGCCCAGGCCATCTAGCGCGTGTCAAATCATACTTAAATGA
- the LOC106386927 gene encoding glucomannan 4-beta-mannosyltransferase 2, translated as MDGVSPKFVLPETFDGVRMEITGQLGMIWELVKAPVIVPLLQLAVYICLLMSVMLLCERVYMGIVIVLVKLFWKKPDKRYKFVPIQDDEELGSSNFPVVLVQIPMFNEREVYKLSIGAASGLSWPSDRLVIQVLDDSTDPTVKQMVEMECQRWASKGINIRYQIRENRVGYKAGALKEGLKRSYVKHCEYVVIFDADFQPEPDFLRRSIPFLVHNPNIALVQARWRFVNSDECLLTRMQEMSLDYHFTVEQEVGSATHAFFGFNGTAGIWRIAAINEAGGWKDRTTVEDMDLAVRASLRGWKFLYLGDLQVKSELPSTFRAFRFQQHRWSCGPANLFRKMVMEIVRNKKVRFWKKVYVIYSFFFVRKVIAHWVTFCFYCVVLPLTILVPEVKVPIWGSVYIPSIITILNSVGTPRSIHLLFYWILFENVMSLHRTKATLIGLFEAGRANEWVVTAKLGSGQSAKGNTKGLKKFPRIFKLPDRLNTLELGFAAFLFVCGCYDFVHGKNNYFIYLFLQTMSFFISGLGWIGTYVPS; from the exons atGGATGGTGTTTCACCGAAGTTTGTGTTACCGGAGACATTCGACGGCGTGAGGATGGAGATCACAGGCCAGCTAGGCATGATCTGGGAGCTTGTCAAAGCACCAGTCATTGTCCCTCTTCTTCAGCTAGCGGTTTACATCTGCTTGCTCATGTCTGTCATGCTGTTATGCGAGAGGGTTTACATGGGAATAGTCATCGTCCTCGTCAAGCTCTTCTGGAAAAAACCAGACAAACGCTACAAGTTCGTGCCCATTCAAGATGATGAAGAGCTTGGTAGCTCTAATTTCCCAGTGGTCCTCGTCCAAATCCCCATGTTCAACGAACGAGAG GTATACAAGCTATCAATAGGAGCGGCGAGTGGACTATCGTGGCCGTCCGATCGTCTCGTGATTCAAGTCTTGGACGACTCAACAGATCCTACTGTTAAG CAAATGGTGGAGATGGAATGCCAAAGATGGGCAAGTAAAGGAATCAATATAAGGTATCAAATCAGAGAGAACAGAGTTGGTTACAAGGCTGGTGCGTTGAAGGAAGGTCTCAAACGCAGTTATGTCAAACATTGCGAGTATGTTGTCATCTTCGACGCTGATTTTCAGCCCGAACCGGATTTTCTTCGCCGTAGCATTCCATTCCTCGTCCACAATCCCAACATTGCACTCGTCCAGGCTCGGTGGAGATTTG TAAATTCCGATGAATGCTTGTTGACGAGGATGCAAGAAATGTCGTTGGACTATCATTTCACTGTTGAGCAAGAAGTCGGTTCAGCAACACATGCTTTCTTCGGTTTCAACG GGACCGCTGGAATATGGAGGATAGCGGCCATAAATGAAGCAGGCGGATGGAAAGATAGGACCACCGTGGAAGATATGGACCTCGCCGTCCGAGCAAGTCTCCGTGGCTGGAAATTTCTCTACCTCGGTGACCTTCAG gtgAAAAGTGAGCTACCAAGTACTTTTAGAGCCTTCCGTTTCCAGCAACATAGATGGTCTTGTGGACCTGCAAATCTCTTTAGGAAAATGGTCATGGAGATTGTCAGAAACAAG AAAGTGAGATTCTGGAAGAAAGTGTATGTGATTTACAGCTTCTTCTTTGTGAGGAAAGTCATTGCACATTGGGTCACATTTTGTTTTTACTGCGTTGTTCTTCCTCTCACCATTCTTGTCCCTGAAGTTAAAGTTCCCATCTGGGGTTCAGTTTATATACCTTCCATCATCACTATTCTAAACTCTGTCGGCACTCCCAG GTCGATTCATCTGCTGTTCTATTGGATCCTATTCGAGAATGTGATGTCGCTGCACCGGACAAAAGCCACTCTCATTGGTCTGTTTGAGGCAGGTAGAGCTAACGAATGGGTCGTGACAGCTAAACTTGGAAGCGGTCAAAGCGCTAAAGGGAATACAAAAGGGCTTAAAAAGTTCCCAAGAATCTTCAAATTGCCTGATCG ATTGAATACGTTGGAGCTTGGATTCGCGGCGTTCTTGTTCGTGTGTGGATGCTATGACTTTGTGCACGGGAAGAACAATTACTTCATCTACTTGTTTCTTCAGACAATGTCCTTCTTCATCAGTGGGCTTGGCTGGATTGGGACTTATGTTCCGAGTTAG
- the LOC106386926 gene encoding DNA repair protein RAD5A, giving the protein MGTKVSDDLLSTVRSVVGSDYSDMDIIRALHMANLDPTAAINIIFDTPSFSKPNDIAAAAAANSTPRAVNGGRRVEDGLKVCPFSEGANHHRVEEEVDESVSGDECWWFVGCSELSGLSTCKGRRLKAGDELLFTFPSSKALKSETTTPGKRFGRGRPSARNVSDIVRFSTKDSGEIGRIPNEWAKCLLPLVRDKKVRIQGRCKSAPESLGIMDTILLSVSVYINSSMFQKHSTTSLKVASNTAEESTFHPLPNLLRLLGLTPFKKAEFTPEDLSTRKRPLSSKDPVSTSLLQLNKVKKLNQDAEGDENEHCISDGDLDNIVGVGDSSDLQEMETPRKLLCELRAYQKQALHWMTQLEKGNCTDEAATMLHPCWEAYYLADKRDPVIYLNSFTGDATIHFPSTLQMARGGILADAMGLGKTVMTISLMLAHSWKAASTGFQCPINEGDKGISSSVDESTSPSVKATKFPGFDKKLLEQQTALENGGNLIICPMTLLAQWKSEIEMHAKPGSLSVYLHYGPDRPKDVKLLTQSDVVITTYGVLTSEFFAENSAKSEGLYAVRWFRIVLDEAHTIKNSKTQVSLAAAALVSDRRWCLTGTPIQNTLEDLYSLLRFLRIEPWGTWAWWNKLVQKPFEEGDERGLKLVQSILKPIMLRRTKSSTDRDGRPILVLPPADARVIYCELSESERDFYDALFKRSKVKFDQFVQQGKVLHNYASILELLLRLRQCCDHPFLVMSRGDTAQYSDLNKLAKRFLGGKSCGLEKEGKDVLPSVAFVQEVVEELSKGEQGECPICLEAFEDAVLTPCAHRLCRECLLASWRNSSSGLCPVCRKTVSKQELITAPTESRFQVDVEKNWVESSKITALLQELESFRSSGSKSIIFSQWTAFLDLLQIPLSRNNISFVRLDGTLNQQQREKVLKEFSEDGSIMVMLMSLKAGGVGINLTAASNAFVMDPWWNPAVEEQAVMRIHRIGQTKEVKIRRFIIKGTVEERMEAVQARKQRMISGALTDQEVRSARIQELKMLFT; this is encoded by the exons ATGGGGACGAAAGTTTCAGACGATCTGCTCTCCACCGTCAGATCAGTCGTGGGATCCGATTACTCAGACATGGACATAATCAGAGCCCTTCACATGGCGAATCTCGATCCGACGGCAGCCATCAATATAATCTTCGACACTCCCAGTTTCAGCAAACCTAACGAcatcgccgccgccgccgccgctaATTCTACCCCGAGGGCGGTTAATGGAGGGAGGAGAGTCGAGGACGGCTTAAAGGTCTGTCCTTTTAGTGAGGGAGCGAATCATCATCGCGTGGAGGAAGAAGTAGATGAGAGTGTTTCAGGGGATGAGTGTTGGTGGTTCGTGGGCTGTTCCGAGTTGTCGGGATTGTCTACATGTAAAGGAAGGAGATTGAAGGCTGGTGATGAGCTGTTGTTCACGTTTCCGAGTAGTAAAGCGTTAAAATCCGAGACTACGACGCCTGGGAAGCGCTTTGGAAGGGGAAGGCCAAGTGCGCGTAATGTTTCTGATATCGTCAGGTTCTCTACAAAGGACTCAGGAGAG ATTGGTAGGATACCAAATGAGTGGGCTAAGTGTCTTCTACCGCTTGTGAGAGACAAGAAGGTTAGGATACAAGGGAGATGCAAGTCGGCGCCTGAATCATTAGGCATTATGGATACCATTCTTCTTTCAGTAAG CGTATACATTAATAGTTCCATGTTTCAAAAGCATAGTACGACTTCACTTAAGGTAGCCAGTAATACGGCAGAGGAATCAACATTCCATCCTCTCCCAAACCTCTTGCGGTTACTCGGTTTGACTCCCTTTAAGAAG GCAGAGTTTACTCCTGAGGATTTGTCCACTAGGAAGCGACCTTTGAGTTCCAAG GATCCCGTTTCTACTTCGTTGCTTCAACTAAACAAGGTCAAGAAGCTTAATCAAGATGCAGAGGGAGATGAAAACGAGCACTGTATCAGCGATGGTGATCTTGATAACATTGTTGGTGTTGGGGACAGTTCTGATTTACAG GAAATGGAAACTCCACGTAAACTTCTGTGTGAGCTTCGTGCTTATCAAAAGCAAGCACTTCACTGGATGACCCAACTGGAGAAAGGAAATTGCACTGATGAGGCAGCAACAATGCTTCACCCATGTTGGGAAGCATACTATTTAGCAGACAA GAGGGATCCTGTTATCTACCTGAACTCTTTCACTGGTGATGCTACAATACACTTTCCTAGCACACTTCAAATGGCAAGAGGAGGA ATTCTAGCAGACGCAATGGGTCTCGGGAAGACTGTAATGACCATATCCCTTATGCTTGCACATTCATGGAAAGCTGCCTCAACTGGGTTTCAATGCCCCATTAATGAAGGCGACAAAGGGATCAGCAGTTCTGTAGATGAGTCTACTAGTCCTTCAGTGAAGGCAACTAAATTTCCAGGTTTTGATAAGAAGCTTCTGGAACAGCAAACTGCCCTTGAAAATGGTGGTAACCTAATTATATGTCCGATGACACTTTTAGCCCAGTGGAAG TCAGAGATTGAAATGCATGCTAAGCCTGGGTCCCTATCTGTATATCTTCATTATGGCCCTGACAGGCCAAAGGATGTTAAACTTCTAACCCAGAGTGATGTTGTCATCACCACATATGGGGTTCTAACATCCGAGTTTTTCGCAGAG AACTCAGCCAAGAGCGAAGGACTTTATGCAGTTCGTTGGTTTAGGATTGTTCTTGATGAGGCACATACCATCAAAAACTCAAAAACCCAAGTATCGTTGGCTGCAGCAGCTTTGGTTTCTGATCGACGTTGGTGTCTTACGGGTACTCCTATCCAG AATACTTTGGAGGATTTATATAGCCTTCTACGATTTTTGAGGATTGAACCATGGGGAACTTGGGCATG GTGGAATAAACTTGTCCAAAAGCCATTTGAAGAGGGAGATGAGAGAGGGCTAAAGCTAGTACAGTCTATTTTAAAACCTATCATGCTTAGGAGAACCAAGTCTAGCACAGATCGAGATGGACG accGATTCTTGTTCTACCCCCTGCTGATGCAAGGGTCATTTACTGTGAGCTCTCGGAGTCCGAGAGGGATTTCTACGATGCGCTGTTTAAACGATCAAAG GTGAAATTTGATCAATTTGTTCAACAAGGGAAAGTTCTTCATAACTATGCTTCGATCCTGGAACTGCTTCTGCGTCTTAGACAGTGTTGCGATCACCCATTTCTAGTAATGAG TCGAGGTGATACAGCGCAGTACTCTGATCTGAATAAGCTCGCTAAACGTTTTCTTGGTGGAAAGTCTTGTGGTCTAGAGAAGGAAGGCAAAGATGTACTACCATCAGTGGCTTTTGTTCAGGAGGTGGTAGAGGAACTGAGCAAAGGAGAGCAAGGAGAGTGTCCAATATGCCTCGAAGCGTTTGAGGATGCGGTTTTAACACCGTGTGCTCATCGATTGTGTCGTGAGTGTCTCTTGGCAAGTTGGCGAAACTCTTCTTCTGGGTTATGTCCTGTGTGTAG GAAAACTGTAAGCAAACAAGAACTCATCACAGCACCAACAGAAAGTAGATTCCAGGTGGATGTGGAGAAGAATTGGGTAGAATCATCGAAAATCACTGCTCTTCTGCAAGAGCTTGAAAGTTTTCGTTCTTCAGGGTCTAAGAGCATTATCTTTAGCCAGTGGACTGCTTTTCTCGATCTCCTCCAAATTCCCCTCTCTCG GAACAACATTTCATTTGTGCGTCTGGATGGAACGCTAAACCAGCAGCAAAGAGAGAAAGTCCTTAAAGAGTTTTCTGAAGATGGCAGTATCATG GTAATGTTGATGTCTCTAAAAGCTGGTGGTGTTGGGATAAATCTAACAGCTGCGTCCAATGCTTTTGTCATG GATCCATGGTGGAACCCAGCAGTAGAGGAACAAGCTGTTATGCGTATCCATCGTATAGGACAGACTAAGGAAGTCAAAATCAGAAGATTCATCATCAAG GGAACAGTTGAGGAGAGGATGGAGGCGGTTCAGGCGAGGAAACAGAGAATGATCTCTGGGGCTTTAACCGATCAAGAAGTACGAAGTGCACGTATACAGGAACTCAAGATGTTGTTTACCTGA